In Vulpes lagopus strain Blue_001 chromosome 1, ASM1834538v1, whole genome shotgun sequence, a genomic segment contains:
- the LOC121486413 gene encoding collagen alpha-1(III) chain-like — protein MTERKEKPKEPSLGGLAVPLSPGRPEALEAAAATPRTPERGRPRPSSSPRRLTAPARLQFAHKRTRRSTASVPRGISKLPGRGGTTEATGGSAPEKRRTPGRRVGRQPATREGDQTNRGTQEGAAPPAGTPGSRAPPAARARLSPAGGRGVKGRPQTLRAHWLADGRAGAGGGSGPAAAASAEPWGRRLLTGVWESGHQHTLQPEPRGREAEREAGSMQGA, from the exons ATGACAG aaagaaaggaaaaaccaaaagagCCAAGTCTGGGCGGCCTCGCCGTCCCGCTCTCCCCCGGGAGGCCCGAGGCGCTGGAGGCGGCGGCCGCGACCCCCCGGACCCCCGAGCGCGGGCGGCCTcgaccctcctcctctccccgcAGGCTCACGGCGCCGGCGCGGCTGCAGTTCGCACACAAAAGGACGAGGCGTTCAACGGCTTCCGTCCCTCGGGGAATTTCCAAGTTGCCGGGGAGAGGAGGGACAACCGAGGCGACGGGAGGTTCCGCCCCAGAGAAGCGGCGCACGCCAGGCCGGAGGGTCGGGAGACAGCCGGCAACCCGCGAAGGCGACCAGACTAACCGAGGCACCCAGGAGGGCGCGGCGCCGCCGGCAGGTACCCCGGGGTcccgcgcgccgcccgccgcaCGCGCGCGCCTCTCGccggccggggggcgcggggtcAAAGGCCGCCCGCAGACGCTGCGCGCGCATTGGCTGGCCGACGGGCGCGCAGGCGCCGGGGGTGGGTCCGGCCCCGCCGCAGCCGCGTCTGCGGAGCCCTGGGGCCGCCGGCTACTCACCGGGGTCTGGGAATCCGGCCACCAGCACACGCTCCAGCCAGAGCCGCGGGGG agagaggcagagagagaagcaggctccatgcagggagcctga